In Halovivax gelatinilyticus, the following are encoded in one genomic region:
- a CDS encoding polysaccharide deacetylase family protein, translating into MSAATATLAVAGCAGDAGSDDDSNETDGDDSYGDFDEDEPSEAPPDLAGTWDDFEDLDDWAPMDGSLDADTDQYFEGSQSALISVPESANSGRIIRTLSSPLDCSEVVPGLAMASDGPGAPSIQLWDEDGAKAEYRQETDATHPFVRRNFGLSKYEGDVDLSRIGEIHVVHWTGDEFEGQLWVDDLYFSPRSEEGKIQIQFHGGYEEDYTVAYPILAQHDLEATTFVATNRVRETQNAEGDRLTVEQLDELADAGWTVGSYGRRGLQSTDVDPDEREADVYEAVDWLNDRGYDGAGFFAFPGGRIEDRGYEAVTEAHDLAFAGRFPSQGHAANPHLCPRMTNPDPEEALNLLEWTATVGGITTIAFNRVDSEAQTALEALASELSAYQEEDVLEVITPQEMVDEYVF; encoded by the coding sequence ATGTCCGCAGCGACGGCGACCCTGGCCGTCGCCGGTTGTGCGGGTGACGCCGGCAGTGACGACGACTCGAACGAAACCGACGGCGACGACAGCTACGGCGACTTCGACGAGGACGAACCGTCGGAGGCGCCGCCGGACCTCGCGGGAACCTGGGACGACTTCGAGGACTTAGACGACTGGGCGCCGATGGACGGCTCGCTCGACGCCGATACGGACCAGTACTTCGAGGGATCCCAATCAGCGCTGATCAGCGTCCCGGAATCGGCCAACAGCGGACGGATCATCCGCACGCTCTCTTCGCCGCTCGACTGCTCCGAGGTGGTCCCCGGCCTGGCGATGGCGTCGGACGGCCCCGGCGCGCCGTCGATCCAGCTGTGGGACGAAGACGGCGCCAAAGCCGAGTACCGCCAGGAGACCGACGCCACCCACCCGTTCGTCCGTCGAAACTTCGGCCTCTCGAAGTACGAAGGCGACGTCGACCTCTCCCGGATCGGCGAGATTCACGTCGTCCACTGGACCGGCGACGAGTTCGAGGGGCAGCTCTGGGTCGACGACCTCTACTTCTCCCCGCGGAGCGAGGAGGGCAAGATCCAGATTCAGTTCCACGGCGGCTACGAGGAGGACTACACCGTTGCGTACCCGATCCTGGCCCAACACGATCTCGAAGCGACGACGTTCGTGGCTACGAATCGCGTTCGCGAGACCCAGAACGCCGAGGGCGACCGGCTGACCGTCGAGCAACTCGACGAACTCGCCGACGCCGGCTGGACCGTCGGTAGCTACGGCCGCCGGGGGTTACAGTCCACCGACGTCGACCCGGACGAGCGCGAAGCCGACGTCTACGAGGCCGTCGATTGGCTCAACGACCGCGGTTACGACGGCGCCGGCTTCTTCGCGTTCCCTGGTGGCCGGATCGAGGATCGGGGGTACGAGGCCGTCACCGAGGCGCACGACCTGGCGTTCGCGGGTCGCTTCCCGTCGCAGGGCCACGCCGCGAATCCCCACCTCTGTCCGCGGATGACGAACCCAGATCCGGAGGAGGCGCTGAACCTGCTGGAGTGGACCGCGACCGTCGGCGGAATCACGACGATCGCGTTCAATCGCGTCGATTCGGAGGCACAGACCGCCCTCGAGGCCCTCGCGAGCGAGCTGTCCGCGTACCAGGAAGAAGACGTGCTCGAGGTGATCACGCCCCAGGAGATGGTAGACGAGTACGTCTTCTGA
- a CDS encoding alpha/beta fold hydrolase: protein MPTASSGDVTLFYEAAGDGPTVVFVPDAGLGGWSWGWQHAAVAGPYRSVVWDLRGTGRSDRPAGPYAMDQLAGDLRAILAAVDARRAHVVGAGLGGAIALRAARNATRIGSLTLLGTGVRGADFDLDPLFAPPDDPDVIEARTRSLLSEAFLAEQPDVLDGIIEWRSDGDATSAGFDAQVAALEPFDATEWGYGVTIPVTIYHGADDALVPPDSGRALADALPRGELRPIDGGHLAYVERSRAVNDLLLGDLAARFDE, encoded by the coding sequence ATGCCAACAGCGTCGAGCGGTGACGTCACGCTCTTCTACGAAGCGGCCGGCGACGGCCCGACCGTCGTCTTCGTCCCCGACGCCGGCCTCGGCGGGTGGTCCTGGGGCTGGCAGCACGCCGCCGTCGCGGGGCCGTACCGAAGCGTCGTCTGGGACCTCCGGGGGACCGGGCGATCCGACCGACCGGCGGGACCCTACGCCATGGACCAGCTCGCGGGCGACCTCCGAGCGATCCTCGCGGCCGTCGACGCCCGGCGCGCCCACGTCGTCGGCGCCGGACTGGGCGGAGCGATCGCGCTCCGGGCGGCCCGGAACGCCACCCGAATCGGGAGCCTCACCCTGCTCGGAACCGGCGTCCGGGGCGCCGACTTCGATCTCGACCCGCTATTCGCCCCGCCGGACGACCCCGACGTGATCGAAGCGCGAACGCGATCGCTCCTCTCGGAGGCGTTCCTGGCCGAACAGCCGGACGTCCTCGACGGTATCATCGAGTGGCGAAGCGACGGCGACGCCACCAGCGCTGGCTTCGACGCGCAGGTCGCGGCGCTCGAACCGTTCGACGCGACCGAGTGGGGCTACGGGGTGACGATCCCCGTGACAATCTATCACGGCGCCGACGACGCGCTCGTCCCGCCCGACTCGGGTCGCGCCCTCGCAGACGCGCTCCCGCGCGGCGAGTTACGGCCGATCGACGGCGGCCACCTCGCCTACGTCGAGCGCTCGCGGGCGGTCAACGATCTCCTGCTGGGCGATCTCGCGGCGCGCTTCGACGAGTGA
- a CDS encoding type 1 glutamine amidotransferase, with amino-acid sequence MRRPRLAMLDASHGDENVPRNFRRELSASLAEFDVTTGSLPQTYDFDGVVVTGSRSSVYWDEAWIDETKAWVDGAIERGLACLGICWGHQLLADVLGGEVANMGAYEIGYNEIERATDESILFEGIDERFLAFTTHSDAVVELPPDATELARNEYSNHAYRAGSVFGVQFHPEYDAQSARDLTAEKDLEPDRREAVLDGITDENYRRATNAKLVFDNFTEFVTTRQQADATTPSSVGEMGGE; translated from the coding sequence ATGCGACGTCCGCGACTCGCGATGCTCGACGCCAGTCACGGGGACGAAAACGTCCCGCGAAACTTCCGACGCGAGCTGTCTGCTTCGCTCGCGGAGTTCGACGTGACGACGGGGTCGCTACCGCAGACGTACGACTTCGACGGCGTCGTCGTCACTGGGTCGCGATCGTCGGTCTACTGGGACGAAGCCTGGATCGACGAGACGAAGGCGTGGGTCGACGGCGCGATCGAACGCGGGCTGGCCTGTCTCGGCATCTGCTGGGGACACCAGCTACTGGCCGACGTCCTCGGCGGCGAGGTCGCCAACATGGGCGCCTACGAGATCGGGTACAACGAGATCGAGCGCGCGACCGACGAGTCGATCCTCTTCGAGGGCATCGACGAGCGGTTTCTCGCGTTTACGACCCACTCCGACGCGGTCGTCGAGCTTCCGCCCGACGCCACCGAGCTCGCCAGAAACGAGTACTCGAATCACGCCTACCGGGCCGGGTCCGTCTTCGGCGTGCAGTTTCACCCCGAGTACGACGCACAAAGCGCCCGCGACCTGACGGCCGAAAAAGACCTAGAGCCCGACCGTCGCGAGGCCGTTCTCGACGGGATCACCGACGAGAACTATCGACGCGCGACGAACGCGAAACTCGTCTTCGATAACTTCACCGAGTTCGTCACGACCCGGCAACAGGCAGACGCCACGACGCCCAGCAGCGTGGGCGAGATGGGAGGAGAGTAA
- a CDS encoding PQQ-dependent sugar dehydrogenase: MTDRETSGGERHRSRRNAPDEGGRFHRRRFLQGVAATGAVAGLSTVAVSQVDPDETIELDGQSDGWIGRAPEAIEDERNPTLELESGETYEVVWENVDGVAHNFVIIDEAGEHLLETDLVSEEGETQSVEFEADAEMTEYYCAPHPQTMRGEIAIDEPVDEVDPEEPERYFPEGPTVGANPVAEGLIAPTDFADPPGTEYRFVTDQTGEIYAIGEEGRADDPWFDIGYRMVAVAEDFYGDDYADPDQDYDERGLVGIEFHPEYEENNRFYLNYSAPPVDEMPDTWSHVQVISEFQTDEPGEGPDPDSERRIIAFYMPQYNHNSGPMAFGPDGYFYVPMGDGGGADDRMDGHVDDWYDENQGGNGQDTTRSLLGGVLRIDVDSEPTEHPARGSFVHLDLDEEAGAPENGDGYAIPDDNPFSEGEDLEGEGLEEYYAWGLRNPFGITFSEDERLIVADPGQVLYEPAYQIESGGNYGWNVREGSHCFSTETPATPPDDCPIETPEDVRGGEPLIDPVVEYPQVYEGEPVGIVIVGGHTYEADAIEELEGKYIFGDWTDDQGRVQPRGRVFAATPEDVPLVSEERGEHGSRPREDLWEMEEVLFDGSEDGNLQHFVRQFGRDRDGTVYVLANRVGVPDGDTGVVFELVPEGEGVELDEPDVDEQDDEEPENDVAPDDEEEPEEPENDVAPDDEEPEEPENDVAPDDEEPGDEDE; encoded by the coding sequence ATGACTGACCGAGAGACGAGCGGGGGCGAGCGGCACCGATCGCGGCGGAACGCGCCGGACGAAGGCGGCCGATTCCACAGACGGCGGTTCCTTCAGGGGGTGGCGGCGACCGGCGCCGTGGCGGGGTTGAGCACCGTTGCGGTATCACAGGTCGACCCGGACGAGACGATCGAACTCGACGGGCAGAGCGACGGCTGGATCGGGCGCGCTCCCGAAGCGATAGAAGACGAGCGCAACCCGACGCTGGAACTCGAATCGGGCGAGACCTACGAAGTGGTCTGGGAGAACGTAGACGGCGTCGCCCACAACTTCGTCATCATCGACGAAGCGGGCGAACACCTCCTCGAAACGGACCTCGTGAGCGAGGAAGGCGAGACGCAGTCCGTCGAGTTCGAGGCGGACGCCGAGATGACGGAGTACTACTGTGCGCCCCACCCGCAAACGATGCGAGGCGAGATCGCGATCGACGAACCCGTCGACGAGGTCGATCCCGAGGAGCCCGAGCGCTACTTCCCCGAGGGCCCGACCGTCGGGGCGAACCCGGTCGCCGAGGGGTTGATCGCACCGACCGACTTCGCCGATCCGCCGGGAACCGAGTACCGCTTCGTTACCGACCAGACGGGGGAGATCTACGCGATCGGCGAGGAGGGTCGAGCGGACGACCCGTGGTTCGACATCGGCTACCGGATGGTCGCGGTGGCCGAGGACTTCTACGGCGACGACTACGCCGATCCTGACCAGGACTACGACGAGCGCGGACTGGTCGGCATCGAGTTCCATCCGGAGTACGAGGAGAACAACCGGTTCTACCTCAATTACAGCGCCCCGCCGGTCGATGAGATGCCCGACACCTGGTCGCACGTACAGGTGATCTCGGAGTTTCAGACCGACGAGCCCGGAGAGGGCCCCGACCCGGACTCCGAGCGACGAATCATCGCGTTCTATATGCCCCAGTACAACCACAACTCGGGGCCGATGGCGTTCGGGCCCGACGGCTACTTCTACGTGCCGATGGGCGATGGCGGCGGTGCCGACGACCGGATGGACGGTCACGTCGACGACTGGTACGACGAGAATCAGGGTGGAAACGGTCAGGACACGACGCGGAGTTTACTCGGCGGCGTCCTCAGAATCGACGTCGATAGCGAACCGACCGAACACCCGGCGCGCGGCTCGTTCGTCCACCTCGACCTGGACGAGGAGGCGGGGGCGCCAGAAAACGGCGATGGCTACGCCATCCCCGACGATAACCCGTTTTCCGAGGGCGAAGATCTCGAAGGCGAGGGTCTCGAGGAGTACTACGCGTGGGGACTTCGCAACCCGTTCGGCATCACGTTCAGCGAGGACGAGCGGCTGATCGTCGCCGATCCCGGCCAGGTGCTCTACGAGCCGGCCTATCAGATCGAGAGCGGTGGAAACTACGGGTGGAACGTCCGCGAGGGGTCACACTGCTTTAGCACCGAAACGCCCGCCACGCCGCCGGACGACTGTCCGATCGAAACGCCCGAGGACGTTCGCGGCGGCGAGCCGTTGATCGATCCGGTCGTCGAGTACCCGCAGGTGTACGAGGGCGAACCCGTCGGCATCGTCATCGTCGGCGGTCACACGTACGAAGCGGATGCGATCGAGGAGCTGGAGGGGAAGTACATCTTCGGCGACTGGACCGACGACCAGGGCCGCGTGCAACCCCGCGGTCGCGTCTTCGCGGCGACTCCCGAGGACGTGCCGCTCGTCTCGGAAGAGCGCGGCGAACACGGCAGTCGCCCGCGCGAGGATCTCTGGGAGATGGAAGAGGTGCTCTTCGATGGCAGCGAGGACGGAAATCTCCAGCACTTCGTCCGCCAATTCGGCCGCGACCGGGACGGCACCGTCTACGTCCTCGCCAACCGGGTCGGGGTTCCGGACGGCGACACCGGCGTCGTTTTCGAACTCGTTCCCGAGGGAGAAGGCGTCGAACTCGACGAACCGGACGTCGACGAGCAAGACGACGAAGAACCCGAGAACGACGTCGCACCGGACGACGAGGAAGAGCCGGAGGAACCCGAGAACGACGTCGCGCCGGACGACGAAGAACCGGAGGAACCCGAGAACGACGTCGCACCGGACGACGAAGAGCCGGGGGACGAAGACGAGTAA
- a CDS encoding HalOD1 output domain-containing protein, translating into MRAIHADEVGESSVTQTVVESVAEAEGIDPLELSPPLYDVVDTEALETLFADKKGLGKIIFNYKTFEVSVFSDGYVSIVDNGTQVS; encoded by the coding sequence ATGAGAGCGATTCACGCCGACGAAGTTGGTGAGAGCAGCGTCACTCAGACAGTCGTTGAATCGGTCGCCGAAGCGGAAGGTATCGATCCCCTCGAACTCTCTCCTCCGTTGTACGACGTCGTAGATACTGAGGCCCTGGAAACTCTTTTCGCGGATAAGAAGGGGCTTGGAAAGATCATATTCAACTACAAGACATTCGAGGTCAGCGTATTCTCTGATGGATATGTCTCGATTGTAGACAACGGTACGCAGGTATCCTGA
- the trmY gene encoding tRNA (pseudouridine(54)-N(1))-methyltransferase TrmY: MRQFVCLGHDVPTTPSFSLDDLAGGAGRLDALCRSLTAALLVSHGVREDVRVHLVLQDELTIEVDGSEVRRLNPDERSTAARIRTALDHRDEAIGALPAEPSPGFAVYRRGFAETLETVAASGTIVQLHEDGEPVDSAPLPDEPTFVLSDHGDFTDAERDVLDSMADRRVRLGPIALHADQAITIAHHALDTQGYARF; encoded by the coding sequence ATGCGACAGTTCGTCTGTCTCGGCCACGACGTCCCGACCACGCCGTCGTTCTCGCTCGACGACCTCGCCGGCGGTGCCGGTCGGCTCGACGCGCTCTGTCGGTCGCTCACGGCCGCGTTGCTCGTCTCCCACGGCGTCCGCGAGGACGTCCGCGTCCACCTCGTCCTCCAGGACGAGTTGACGATCGAAGTCGACGGGAGCGAGGTTCGCCGACTCAATCCCGACGAGCGCTCGACCGCCGCCCGCATCCGGACCGCTCTGGACCACCGGGACGAGGCGATCGGGGCGCTTCCGGCCGAACCGAGCCCCGGATTCGCGGTCTATCGCCGCGGCTTCGCGGAGACGCTGGAGACCGTCGCGGCGTCGGGAACGATCGTCCAGCTCCACGAAGACGGCGAGCCGGTCGATTCCGCCCCGCTGCCCGACGAGCCCACGTTCGTACTCTCGGATCACGGCGACTTCACCGACGCCGAGCGGGACGTCCTCGATTCCATGGCCGACCGGCGCGTGCGTCTGGGACCGATCGCGTTGCACGCCGACCAGGCCATCACGATCGCCCACCACGCGCTCGACACGCAGGGCTACGCGCGATTTTGA
- a CDS encoding branched-chain amino acid ABC transporter permease, whose protein sequence is MTDETPASGPDESDPSRETPSTSPASDSRTERAGWGPLERVHEALDPYADIALGVLILAILPQLIVEAGTTYQARLLTLFLTFALFVVALNIVFGHTDQLFLFVGALAGIGAYTTALLAEAVGVSAWLFLPVGGLAAGLLGMLVSYISARRGMTVIVIAILTLSLQLAIMEFFVGARTITEGSTGFFFADLELTLLTETVGFERYVAHYYVLLAFLAALLILYRTLMTSKYGLAFTAIRQDEVAAESIGIDVVWYKTMAGFLAAMCIGLVGPLYAHGEGWIEPSMFAFDTIDVLVLIMLVIGGMRTTWGPIVGAGVIIYLEEQLHAAGQWRMSILGLLLIVLFLYFREGIVPKTRELRESDVWTRGLPAIVDRFR, encoded by the coding sequence ATGACCGACGAGACACCGGCATCCGGTCCCGATGAGTCAGACCCGTCGCGTGAGACTCCCTCCACCAGTCCCGCTTCGGATTCCCGTACCGAGCGTGCTGGCTGGGGTCCGCTCGAACGGGTCCACGAGGCGCTCGACCCGTACGCCGATATCGCGCTCGGCGTGCTCATTCTCGCCATTCTCCCGCAGCTGATCGTCGAGGCAGGAACGACGTACCAGGCCCGACTCCTCACCCTCTTTCTGACGTTCGCATTATTCGTGGTCGCCCTGAACATCGTCTTCGGTCACACCGACCAGCTGTTTCTCTTCGTCGGGGCGCTGGCGGGAATCGGGGCCTACACGACGGCGCTGCTCGCAGAGGCGGTCGGCGTCTCAGCGTGGCTATTTCTCCCGGTCGGCGGCCTCGCCGCTGGCCTACTCGGCATGCTCGTCAGTTACATTTCGGCCCGCCGAGGCATGACGGTGATCGTTATCGCTATTCTCACACTCAGTCTCCAACTCGCGATCATGGAGTTCTTCGTCGGGGCTCGGACCATTACGGAGGGAAGTACGGGCTTTTTCTTCGCCGACCTCGAGCTGACGCTCCTTACGGAAACGGTCGGATTTGAACGATACGTCGCTCACTATTACGTCCTGTTAGCGTTCCTGGCCGCGCTCTTGATCCTGTACCGGACACTGATGACGTCGAAGTACGGTCTCGCGTTCACGGCTATTCGTCAAGACGAAGTGGCCGCCGAATCGATCGGGATCGACGTCGTCTGGTACAAGACGATGGCCGGCTTTCTCGCCGCGATGTGTATCGGCCTCGTCGGTCCGCTGTACGCCCACGGGGAGGGATGGATCGAACCGTCGATGTTCGCGTTCGACACGATCGACGTCCTCGTGTTGATCATGCTGGTCATCGGGGGAATGCGGACGACTTGGGGACCGATCGTCGGCGCTGGCGTGATCATCTACCTCGAAGAGCAACTCCACGCTGCCGGCCAGTGGCGAATGTCGATCCTCGGCCTGCTGTTGATCGTGCTCTTTCTGTACTTCAGGGAGGGGATCGTCCCGAAAACCCGTGAACTTCGGGAGTCGGACGTCTGGACCCGCGGACTCCCTGCTATCGTCGACCGATTCCGGTGA
- a CDS encoding branched-chain amino acid ABC transporter permease, translating to MEVLTLAEIAVDALARGLLFALLGAGITLVFGLGNVLNLSLGVFAVIAVIVGSELVPVVPNAAIAAICGIVAVAALGLATDRALLSSVYRSDGEERILLGIFVTLGLAIMLDGLLYAEYPLQYGIPHGVDTMTVAGVMIRGSSLVVIVVAASILLALFLFLRRTTLGNATRTIFQDETGALLCGINPRRIRSLIFVLSVSLAGVAGILWSLQSTVGAESAFEFTIYAIIVSIVGGVRNIEGTIVAGLLLGFISVFGNYFIGSYEAMILLFAFAVAVLIIRPEEVA from the coding sequence ATGGAGGTCCTCACACTCGCCGAAATCGCCGTCGATGCCCTCGCGAGAGGGTTGTTGTTCGCCCTCCTCGGTGCCGGAATAACGCTGGTGTTCGGGCTCGGTAACGTGTTGAACCTCTCACTCGGGGTCTTCGCCGTCATCGCCGTCATCGTCGGGAGCGAACTGGTCCCGGTGGTGCCAAACGCCGCCATCGCGGCGATCTGTGGCATCGTTGCCGTCGCCGCACTCGGCCTGGCGACGGACCGCGCCCTCCTCTCGAGCGTCTATCGATCCGACGGCGAAGAACGCATTCTACTCGGGATTTTCGTCACGCTCGGACTGGCCATCATGCTCGACGGCCTGTTGTACGCCGAATACCCGCTCCAGTACGGGATCCCCCACGGCGTCGACACCATGACCGTCGCCGGCGTGATGATTCGTGGATCGTCGTTGGTGGTTATCGTCGTCGCCGCTTCGATCCTGCTCGCCTTATTTTTGTTTCTCCGTCGGACGACCCTCGGCAATGCGACACGCACGATCTTCCAGGACGAGACCGGTGCGCTTCTCTGTGGGATCAATCCCCGTCGAATTCGGAGCCTGATTTTCGTTCTTAGCGTTTCGCTCGCCGGGGTTGCCGGTATTCTCTGGAGCCTTCAATCGACCGTCGGCGCCGAATCGGCCTTCGAATTTACCATCTACGCGATCATCGTCTCCATCGTTGGCGGCGTCAGAAACATCGAAGGGACCATCGTCGCGGGCCTGTTGCTCGGCTTTATAAGCGTCTTCGGAAACTACTTTATCGGCTCGTACGAGGCGATGATCCTGTTGTTCGCATTCGCCGTCGCCGTGCTGATTATTCGACCGGAGGAGGTTGCATGA
- a CDS encoding RPA12/RPB9/RPC11 RNA polymerase family protein: MQFCDECGSMMHTEGETWVCRSCENENPRESQAEAAMAIREGQRDDGAPAVADVTQDTTERMEVPCPADDCDSDRASYEMIPKPGGSYEVRLLTCVECGHKWRET, from the coding sequence ATGCAATTTTGCGACGAGTGCGGGTCGATGATGCACACGGAGGGCGAGACGTGGGTGTGTCGCTCGTGTGAGAACGAGAACCCGCGGGAATCGCAGGCGGAAGCGGCGATGGCGATCCGGGAGGGCCAGCGAGACGACGGGGCGCCTGCCGTGGCCGACGTGACCCAGGACACCACCGAGAGGATGGAAGTGCCCTGTCCAGCGGACGACTGCGACAGCGACCGGGCCTCCTACGAGATGATTCCCAAGCCCGGCGGGTCCTACGAGGTTCGACTGTTAACCTGCGTCGAGTGTGGCCACAAGTGGCGCGAGACCTGA
- a CDS encoding HVO_A0556 family zinc finger protein, producing the protein MANAELGERGILRRLRGEDCPVCERGELELGTYKGNRAVVCDSCDTPRAQLW; encoded by the coding sequence ATGGCGAACGCAGAACTGGGCGAGCGCGGTATCTTGCGACGGTTACGGGGCGAGGACTGTCCCGTTTGCGAGCGCGGCGAACTCGAACTCGGGACGTACAAGGGAAACCGGGCGGTGGTCTGTGACAGCTGTGACACCCCGCGAGCGCAGCTCTGGTAA
- a CDS encoding Lrp/AsnC family transcriptional regulator: protein MSPDEIDNVDKGIIYLLQQDARKRTVADIGDQVGVSSSTVTNRIDRLEEEGVIKGYHTIVDYTKAGLGHHLLVTATVPISERADRVDEIMEISGVVSVRELLSSNANLSLELVGHSQDGIEESLAELDSRGVQIERVEIMKQEQAKPYNHFGQEFADEDDVG, encoded by the coding sequence ATGAGCCCCGATGAAATCGACAACGTAGACAAAGGGATCATTTACCTGCTTCAGCAGGACGCCCGGAAACGGACCGTCGCCGATATCGGCGATCAGGTCGGCGTCTCTTCGAGCACGGTAACGAATCGGATCGACAGGCTCGAAGAGGAGGGCGTTATCAAGGGGTACCACACGATCGTAGACTACACGAAAGCCGGACTCGGCCACCATCTGCTCGTAACTGCGACCGTTCCCATATCAGAGAGAGCGGACCGAGTGGATGAAATCATGGAAATATCCGGCGTCGTGAGCGTCCGAGAATTACTGTCAAGCAATGCGAACCTGTCGTTAGAGTTGGTCGGACACAGCCAGGACGGCATAGAGGAGAGCCTCGCAGAACTGGATTCCCGAGGTGTCCAGATAGAACGCGTCGAGATCATGAAGCAGGAACAGGCGAAACCGTACAATCATTTTGGCCAAGAATTCGCAGACGAGGACGACGTTGGCTGA
- a CDS encoding type IV pilin, translating to MGTDDKRAVSPVIGVILMVAITVILAAVIAAFVMDIGPGSESTPNSQIDISVDDDTISFSHDGGDSFQAEDVVVNIQGEDANKDFPTTQSSFGVGDHESVDASGFSGSADLDGETVTVQLVHEPSDGIIVSSSVDLDHTDWDLS from the coding sequence GTGGGAACGGACGACAAACGCGCGGTCTCTCCCGTAATAGGAGTTATCCTAATGGTTGCCATCACCGTCATTCTGGCAGCCGTGATCGCTGCCTTCGTGATGGACATCGGGCCGGGAAGCGAATCTACGCCAAATTCACAGATCGATATCTCTGTGGACGATGACACAATATCCTTTTCTCACGATGGAGGAGATTCGTTTCAAGCTGAAGATGTTGTTGTAAATATACAAGGCGAGGATGCTAATAAAGACTTCCCAACTACCCAGAGTAGCTTTGGTGTTGGAGATCACGAGAGCGTTGACGCAAGTGGATTCAGTGGATCTGCGGACCTAGATGGAGAGACTGTAACAGTTCAGCTGGTTCACGAGCCGAGTGATGGAATCATCGTCAGTAGCAGTGTTGACCTTGACCACACCGATTGGGATCTTAGCTAA